The Humulus lupulus chromosome 3, drHumLupu1.1, whole genome shotgun sequence genome window below encodes:
- the LOC133821730 gene encoding uncharacterized protein LOC133821730, whose amino-acid sequence MLDDYGVSMGYQKAWRAREKALELARGNQDDSYQKLPIYLHMLKVSNPGTITHLVTDNKEHFKYMYLAFANSIKGWKHCRPVIVIDGTYLKTSFGGTLFTASTMDANNNIFPLAFGIGDSENDSSWLWFFTKLEETYGEREGMAIISDRHKSIENVVDDVYPKAFHGACIFHLLNNIKVNFGVHGEDLNLNFVKVAKAYRVQSFEHYMHEIDKIDTRIRPYLQKIGYSTWSRCHAPTRRYTLMTSNIAESINVALKAARTLPITTMMEGLRSLVQKWVWKNGNEANGTFTQVTTDTETVLRENFIRAIKFQKGNLLVNLMEKTCESKRFQQDEIPCAHAIAVFAKTRLKTYDYVADYYKTTTMKATYESTVYPLPNESEWTLSETLNKIVLPPKSRKPPGRPRRKRIRSRGEPNVQIKCGRCAQPRHYRKTCRNEPIPKQRNPTKSKKIDK is encoded by the exons ATGCTAGATGATTATGGTGTTTCAATGGGGTACCAAAAAGCCTGGAGAGCAAGAGAAAAAGCTTTAGAATTGGCAAGGGGAAACCAAGATGATTCATACCAAAAACTTCCCATCTACCTTCACATGCTAAAAGTCTCGAACCCAGGTACAATAACACACCTGGTTACAGACAATAAAGAACACTTCAAATATATGTATCTAGCATTTGCAAATTCCATCAAAGGATGGAAACACTGTAGGCCAGTCATTGTGATAGATGGAACTTACTTGAAGACATCATTTGGGGGaactttattcactgcttcaacaaTGGATGCTAACAACAACATATTTCCATTAGCCTTTGGAATAGGAGACTCTGAAAATGATTCATCATGGTTATGGTTTTTCACAAAGCTAGAGGAGACATATGGAGAAAGAGAAG GTATGGCAATCATTTCAGACAGGCACAAAAGCATAGAAAATGTTGTAGACGATGTATACCCAAAAGCTTTCCATGGAGCATGCATATTCCACCTGTTAAACAACATCAAAGTCAATTTCGGTGTCCATGGGGAGGACCTAAACCTAAACTTTGTCAAAGTAGCAAAGGCATACAGGGTACAATCATTTGAGCACTACATGCATGAAATAGATAAGATTGACACACGCATAAGACCGTATTTACAAAAAATTGGATATTCAACTTGGTCTAGATGCCATGCTCCAACAAGAAGATATACATTGATGACATCAAATATAGCCGAATCAATAAATGTTGCATTGAAAGCTGCAAGAACGCTGCCAATCACTACAATGATGGAAGGCCTTAGAAGTTTAGTTCAAAAATGGGTATGGAAAAATGGTAACGAAGCAAACGGAACATTCACACAAGTAACAACAGATACTGAAACTGTGCTTAGAGAAAACTTTATTCGTGCCATTAAATTTCAG AAAGGAAATTTATTGGTCAACCTAATGGAGAAAACATGTGAAAGCAAAAGGTTCCAACAAGATGAAATACCATGTGCACATGCAATAGCAGTATTCGCCAAAACACGGCTGAAAACATATGATTATGTTGCTGATTACTACAAAACTACAACTATGAAAGCAACATATGAGTCAACTGTTTATCCATTGCCAAATGAAAGCGAATGGACACTGTCAGAGACTTTAAACAAAATTGTCCTACCACCAAAATCAAGAAAACCACCGGGCCGCCCTAGAAGGAAAAGAATCAGATCTAGAGGAGAACCAAATGTGCAGATAAAATGTGGAAGATGCGCGCAGCCAAGACATTATAGAAAAACATGCAGGAATGAGCCAATCCCAAAGCAGCGAAACCCAACAAAGTCAAAGAAAATAGACAAATAA